From a single Centropristis striata isolate RG_2023a ecotype Rhode Island chromosome 14, C.striata_1.0, whole genome shotgun sequence genomic region:
- the dazl gene encoding deleted in azoospermia-like isoform X2, with product MDVHKPRSSSQTSPSLKLSNGYILPEGKLTPNALFVGGIDMKVDECEMRDFFARYGAVKEVKIITYRGGICKGYGFVYFNEDVNIQSIIEQQVSFKGRKLKLGPAIMKERSARSMPSRLLGPAPWISPTQYFYCTCCSPVTGGIPQPIVSGGSPYNQPYSYSNFGGVMVPQMPMNYAQNPYTYQNFVDCGVQTMMTVL from the exons ATG gATGTCCACAAGCCCAGGAGCAGCAGCCAGACTTCACCTTCTCTGAAGTTGTCAAATGGCTACATTCTACCTGAGGGCAAACTGACTCCCAATGCCCTCTTTGTTGGTGGGATTGACATGAAG GTGGATGAATGTGAAATGCGGGACTTCTTCGCAAGATATGGTGCTGTTAAGGAAGTAAAAATTATCACATACCGAGGAGGGATCTGCAAAGG GTATGGGTTTGTGTACTTTAATGAAGATGTCAACATTCAGTCAATCATTGAA CAACAAGTCAGTTTTAAGGGCCGGAAACTCAAGCTTGGCCCTGCCATCATGAAAGAAAGGAGCGCTC GGTCCATGCCATCCCGTCTGCTTGGCCCTGCTCCCTGGATAAGCCCCACTCAGTACTTCTACTGCACCTGCTGCTCACCTGTGACCGGGGGTATCCCACAACCCATCGTCAGCGGAGGCAGCCCCTACAATCAG CCATATTCTTACTCCAACTTTGGAGGGGTCATGGTTCCACAGATGCCCATGAACTACGCGCAGAACCCCTACACTtaccag
- the dazl gene encoding deleted in azoospermia-like isoform X1, translated as MDVHKPRSSSQTSPSLKLSNGYILPEGKLTPNALFVGGIDMKVDECEMRDFFARYGAVKEVKIITYRGGICKGYGFVYFNEDVNIQSIIEQQVSFKGRKLKLGPAIMKERSARSMPSRLLGPAPWISPTQYFYCTCCSPVTGGIPQPIVSGGSPYNQPYSYSNFGGVMVPQMPMNYAQNPYTYQYTPAHWMTDQRTRPVNQNFVDCGVQTMMTVL; from the exons ATG gATGTCCACAAGCCCAGGAGCAGCAGCCAGACTTCACCTTCTCTGAAGTTGTCAAATGGCTACATTCTACCTGAGGGCAAACTGACTCCCAATGCCCTCTTTGTTGGTGGGATTGACATGAAG GTGGATGAATGTGAAATGCGGGACTTCTTCGCAAGATATGGTGCTGTTAAGGAAGTAAAAATTATCACATACCGAGGAGGGATCTGCAAAGG GTATGGGTTTGTGTACTTTAATGAAGATGTCAACATTCAGTCAATCATTGAA CAACAAGTCAGTTTTAAGGGCCGGAAACTCAAGCTTGGCCCTGCCATCATGAAAGAAAGGAGCGCTC GGTCCATGCCATCCCGTCTGCTTGGCCCTGCTCCCTGGATAAGCCCCACTCAGTACTTCTACTGCACCTGCTGCTCACCTGTGACCGGGGGTATCCCACAACCCATCGTCAGCGGAGGCAGCCCCTACAATCAG CCATATTCTTACTCCAACTTTGGAGGGGTCATGGTTCCACAGATGCCCATGAACTACGCGCAGAACCCCTACACTtaccag TACACTCCAGCTCACTGGATGACGGACCAGAGGACACGGCCTGTCAATCAG